The uncultured Desulfatiglans sp. DNA window ACCGGGCGGGTGAGCGGGAGAGGGGGGCGCAGCTCCATGACCATGTCCGGCGGGTCTTTTTCAAGATCCTCGAGCTTTGCGAAGACTACAAAGCCATCCATGCCCAGCGGATCCAGGAGGTGAAACAGGAGAGTCTCCTTCAGGCGCGGCGATTGAGGACGGTGGCAGGCACCGCCATGGTGATCGTCGTCATTCTGGGTCTGCTGTTCGGCCTCATGCTGATCAACCACATCCTGGCACCCTTGCAGAGGCTCGCGCGTTTGACAGCGGGGGAAGCCGATTTCCCGGACTCGAAAAACGAGGTCAAGGCATTGAGCCGCCGGGTTCACGGTTTGATGGAGGATATCGACCAGACCCATACGGAACTTCGCAAGAGCCGTGAGACCCTCCTGCAGGCGGAAAAGATGGCCCTGGTCGGAAAACTGGCTGCCGGGACCGCCCACAGCATCCGCAATCCGTTGACCTCCGTCAAAATGCGTCTCTTCTCCCTGAACCGCTCGCTCGATCTCACTCCGACACAGAAAGAGGATTTGGACGTGATCTCGCAGGAAATCCGCCACATTGATACCATCCTGCAGAATTTTCTGGAGTTTTCCCGGCCGCCGAAATTGAAGATCCAGGAGGCGAGCCCGTCGGAGGCGGTGGACCTGGCGATTCAGCTGATGCGGCATCGCCTGGAGTCCTATAACGTCGCTGTGAGGCTCCATCGGCACGAGGTGCTGCCGAAAATCCCCCTGGATCCGGAGCAATTGAAAGAGGTTTTTGTCAACCTGATCGTCAACGCCTGCGAAGCGATGCAGGGGGGAGGACTGATCGACATCTACGAGGTGACGGCCTTTGACGACCGGCTGGGGCGGGTGGTTCGCATCCGGCTGGCGGATGACGGCCCGGGGATGTCCGAGGCCTTGCAGGAAAAGGTCTTCCAACCTTTCTACACGACGAAAGAAGAGGGAACCGGACTCGGTCTCAGCATTGCTGCGCGTATCGTGGAGGAGCATGGTGGGCGGATCGATTTGTCGTCGGCGGAAGGGGAAGGGAGCGCTTTCACCATCACGTTGCCTATCCGGGAGTAAGATGTCTTGAGTACCATCTTGATCATCGACGATGACGATCAGCTGCGGAAAAGCTTCGAGAAGCTGCTTTCGGCAGAGGGTTACGATATCCGCTGCGCGGCCTCGGGAGAGGCGGGGCTCAAGCTCGTCGAGACGGAAGGCTTGGATCTGGTGGTTCTGGACATGCGCCTGCCCGGGATGAATGGGCTCGAGACCTTCGAAG harbors:
- a CDS encoding Integral membrane sensor signal transduction histidine kinase — its product is MDLWNQISLRVRIYSILAALVSITLLGGVVMIWYTYQMEHLTTDVVERHMAAFQAAENLESALVNQKGFVSYYFLDGNPDWLKQLGEYRQIFKERLAQAESYAATEKEQRAVAEIGEEYEHYIAAKDVVIECYRAGERERGAQLHDHVRRVFFKILELCEDYKAIHAQRIQEVKQESLLQARRLRTVAGTAMVIVVILGLLFGLMLINHILAPLQRLARLTAGEADFPDSKNEVKALSRRVHGLMEDIDQTHTELRKSRETLLQAEKMALVGKLAAGTAHSIRNPLTSVKMRLFSLNRSLDLTPTQKEDLDVISQEIRHIDTILQNFLEFSRPPKLKIQEASPSEAVDLAIQLMRHRLESYNVAVRLHRHEVLPKIPLDPEQLKEVFVNLIVNACEAMQGGGLIDIYEVTAFDDRLGRVVRIRLADDGPGMSEALQEKVFQPFYTTKEEGTGLGLSIAARIVEEHGGRIDLSSAEGEGSAFTITLPIRE